One Streptomyces sp. NBC_00193 DNA window includes the following coding sequences:
- the hisC gene encoding histidinol-phosphate transaminase: MPTTDTTPATPGPVLPRLRADVSTVPAYVPGRAARDEFVDKLSSNENPYPPLPSVIAAVETWLGRLNRYPDPTAAELVAELSGRLDVPADHLVLGTGSVGITQHLVAAAAGPGDEVVFAWRSFEAYPLLTWAAGATSVQVPLRDETHDLDALADAVTDRTRLVFVCNPNNPTGTAVRRAELERFLDRVPSDVLVVIDEAYREFVDASEDIPDGIDLYRDRPNVAVLRTFSKAYGLAALRVGYAVAHPHVTAALRSCSVPLGVSGPAQAAALASLRATEELRERVADLVAERDRVSAGLRAEGYEVPTSHANFVWLRLGSRTSYFADACEAAGLMVRPFGDEGVRITIGSPDANDRLLKTASHWNH; this comes from the coding sequence ATGCCCACCACGGACACCACGCCCGCCACGCCCGGTCCCGTCCTGCCCCGGCTGCGCGCCGACGTCTCGACGGTCCCCGCCTACGTGCCGGGCCGCGCGGCCCGCGACGAGTTCGTCGACAAGCTCTCCTCGAACGAGAACCCGTACCCGCCGCTCCCGTCGGTGATCGCCGCGGTCGAGACCTGGCTGGGCCGCCTCAACCGCTACCCCGACCCCACCGCGGCCGAGCTCGTCGCGGAACTCTCCGGACGCCTCGACGTGCCCGCCGACCACCTGGTGCTGGGCACCGGCTCGGTCGGCATCACCCAGCACCTGGTCGCCGCCGCCGCGGGCCCGGGCGACGAGGTCGTCTTCGCCTGGCGCTCGTTCGAGGCGTACCCGCTGCTGACCTGGGCCGCCGGGGCGACCTCCGTCCAGGTCCCGCTGCGCGACGAGACCCACGACCTGGACGCCCTGGCCGACGCGGTCACCGACCGCACCCGCCTGGTCTTCGTCTGCAATCCGAACAACCCGACCGGCACCGCCGTGCGCCGCGCCGAGCTGGAACGCTTCCTGGACCGGGTGCCCTCCGACGTCCTCGTCGTCATCGACGAGGCCTACCGCGAGTTCGTCGACGCCTCCGAAGACATCCCGGACGGCATCGACCTCTACCGGGACCGCCCCAACGTGGCGGTGCTGCGCACCTTCTCCAAGGCCTACGGACTGGCCGCGCTCCGCGTCGGCTACGCGGTGGCCCATCCGCACGTGACGGCGGCCCTGCGCTCCTGCTCCGTACCGCTCGGCGTGAGCGGCCCCGCCCAGGCCGCCGCCCTGGCCTCCCTGCGGGCCACCGAGGAACTCCGCGAGCGGGTGGCCGACCTGGTGGCGGAACGCGACCGCGTCAGCGCCGGCCTGCGCGCGGAGGGGTACGAAGTCCCCACCAGCCACGCCAACTTCGTCTGGCTGCGCCTGGGCTCGCGCACCTCGTACTTCGCGGACGCCTGCGAGGCGGCCGGCCTGATGGTCCGCCCCTTCGGCGACGAGGGCGTCCGCATCACGATCGGCTCCCCGGACGCGAACGACCGCCTCCTGAAAACGGCGTCCCACTGGAACCACTGA
- a CDS encoding pyridoxamine 5'-phosphate oxidase family protein, whose amino-acid sequence MIKTPHHEGEQAVQKQAGEGGPGWGSPMFDDVIQPGFDQYLMRQRMLFLGGADATGAMWSSLVTGDPGFALPTSRRTITLSSLPVPGDPLAEAFAETADIGLLALEPHTTTRIRINGVARREGDSLHIRTEQVLGNCPKYLQVRVPVADGPASATRETRDGDALTPEQEKWIRGADTFFIASQADGYGADSSHRGGDPGFVTVAGPRRLVWPDYFGNSFYMTLGNLQLNENCGLLFLDWESGHTLQLTGKARINWAEGDRADVPGALRMCEFDIERVVQIDGATRLRWAFGGPSPYNPPAPARG is encoded by the coding sequence GTGATCAAGACCCCCCATCACGAGGGTGAACAGGCCGTCCAGAAGCAGGCCGGCGAAGGCGGTCCCGGCTGGGGATCGCCCATGTTCGACGACGTGATCCAGCCCGGCTTCGACCAGTACCTGATGCGCCAGCGCATGCTCTTCCTGGGCGGCGCCGACGCGACGGGCGCCATGTGGTCCTCGCTGGTCACGGGCGACCCCGGCTTCGCCCTGCCCACGAGCCGGCGCACGATCACGCTGTCCTCCCTGCCCGTGCCGGGCGATCCGCTCGCCGAGGCCTTCGCCGAGACGGCCGACATCGGGCTGCTCGCCCTCGAACCGCACACGACGACCCGGATCCGGATCAACGGCGTGGCGCGGCGCGAAGGGGACTCCCTCCACATCCGCACCGAGCAGGTCCTGGGCAACTGCCCCAAGTACCTCCAGGTACGGGTCCCCGTCGCGGACGGTCCCGCGTCGGCGACCCGGGAGACCCGGGACGGCGACGCGCTGACGCCCGAACAGGAGAAGTGGATCCGCGGCGCGGACACCTTCTTCATCGCCAGTCAGGCCGACGGCTACGGCGCGGACTCCTCGCACCGGGGCGGCGACCCCGGTTTCGTCACGGTGGCGGGACCGCGCAGGCTCGTATGGCCCGACTACTTCGGCAATTCCTTCTACATGACCTTGGGCAATCTGCAGCTCAACGAGAACTGCGGACTGCTCTTCCTGGACTGGGAGTCCGGCCACACCCTGCAACTGACGGGCAAGGCTCGGATCAACTGGGCCGAGGGGGACCGGGCCGACGTGCCCGGAGCCCTGCGGATGTGCGAGTTCGACATCGAACGCGTGGTGCAGATCGACGGGGCGACCCGGCTGCGCTGGGCGTTCGGCGGTCCCTCGCCCTACAACCCGCCGGCACCGGCGCGGGGCTGA
- a CDS encoding YafY family protein: MLETSARLLRLLSLLQSRPDWPGPELAGRLGVTTRTVRRDVDRLRGLGYPVESVTGTAGGYRLGVGAALPPLLLDDEEAVAVALGLRAAATGSVSGMEETSLRALAKLEQVLPSRLRHRVSAVQSAILPLAGAGPAVEASLLAALAAACRGHEGIRFGYQKKTRRVEPYRLVHTGRRWYLLAFDLDRDDWRTFRVDRFDAPPQPGPRFAPRPAPAQDLSAYMSHALSSAPYRFQAKILFHAPIEVVAEHTSPTAGRLEKLDEQSCLFHAGGGSLDQIALYIALKGIDFQVLEPAELRDHVRALAARLTRAGV, translated from the coding sequence ATGCTGGAGACCTCGGCGCGACTGCTGCGCCTGCTGTCCCTGTTGCAGTCCCGGCCCGACTGGCCCGGGCCGGAGCTGGCCGGCCGGCTCGGCGTGACCACGCGGACGGTCCGGCGGGACGTCGACCGGCTCCGGGGCCTGGGCTACCCGGTGGAGTCGGTCACCGGCACGGCGGGCGGCTACCGGCTCGGGGTCGGCGCCGCCCTTCCGCCGCTGCTGCTGGACGACGAGGAAGCGGTGGCCGTCGCCCTCGGCCTGCGCGCCGCCGCCACCGGGTCGGTCTCGGGGATGGAGGAGACCTCGCTGCGCGCCCTGGCCAAACTCGAACAGGTCCTGCCGTCCCGGCTGCGCCACCGGGTGAGCGCGGTGCAGTCCGCGATCCTCCCGCTGGCCGGGGCGGGACCCGCGGTGGAGGCGAGCCTGCTGGCGGCCCTGGCCGCCGCCTGCCGCGGCCACGAGGGGATCCGCTTCGGCTACCAGAAGAAGACCCGGCGCGTGGAGCCGTACCGGCTGGTGCACACCGGCCGCCGCTGGTACCTGCTCGCCTTCGACCTGGACCGGGACGACTGGCGCACCTTCCGCGTGGACCGCTTCGACGCCCCGCCCCAGCCCGGCCCGCGCTTCGCGCCACGGCCGGCGCCGGCGCAGGACCTGAGCGCCTACATGTCCCACGCGCTGTCCTCGGCGCCCTACCGGTTCCAGGCGAAGATCCTCTTCCACGCCCCGATCGAGGTGGTCGCCGAACACACCTCGCCCACCGCCGGGCGACTGGAGAAGCTCGACGAGCAGTCGTGCCTGTTCCACGCCGGAGGCGGCTCCCTGGACCAGATCGCCCTGTACATCGCCCTCAAGGGCATCGACTTCCAGGTCCTGGAGCCCGCGGAACTCCGCGACCACGTCCGCGCACTGGCGGCGCGGCTGACCCGTGCGGGCGTGTAG
- a CDS encoding DUF4097 family beta strand repeat-containing protein, with translation MQKFATATPISAVLDIPAGSIRFIAADRTDTAVEVRPADASKGRDVKAAEQTSVEYADGVLRIAAPAKNQLLGASGSIEVTVQLPAGSRVEAKAADADLRGVGRLGDVVFEGARGSVKLDEAASTHLTLAAGDVAVGRLGGPARISTQKGDLRIAEALRGTVELRTEYGEISVGAARGVSATLDAGAAHGRIHNALRTTDGAAAGLDIHATTAYGDITARSL, from the coding sequence ATGCAGAAGTTCGCCACCGCCACCCCGATCTCCGCCGTGCTGGACATCCCCGCCGGCAGCATCCGCTTCATCGCCGCGGACCGCACCGACACCGCGGTCGAGGTCCGGCCCGCCGACGCCTCGAAGGGCCGTGACGTGAAGGCGGCCGAGCAGACCTCGGTCGAGTACGCCGACGGGGTCCTGCGGATCGCGGCCCCGGCGAAGAACCAGCTGCTGGGCGCCTCCGGTTCCATCGAGGTGACCGTCCAGCTGCCCGCCGGATCCCGCGTCGAGGCGAAGGCGGCCGACGCCGACCTGCGGGGCGTCGGACGCCTCGGCGACGTCGTCTTCGAGGGCGCCCGCGGCTCGGTCAAGCTCGACGAGGCCGCGAGCACCCACCTGACCCTCGCGGCCGGCGACGTCGCGGTCGGCCGCCTGGGCGGCCCGGCCCGGATCAGCACCCAGAAGGGCGACCTGCGCATCGCCGAGGCCCTGCGCGGCACGGTCGAACTGCGCACCGAGTACGGCGAGATCTCGGTCGGCGCCGCCCGCGGCGTCAGCGCCACCCTCGATGCCGGCGCCGCCCACGGCCGGATCCACAACGCCCTGCGCACCACCGACGGCGCCGCCGCCGGCCTCGACATCCACGCGACCACCGCCTACGGCGACATCACCGCCCGCAGCCTCTGA